A single Elephas maximus indicus isolate mEleMax1 chromosome 2, mEleMax1 primary haplotype, whole genome shotgun sequence DNA region contains:
- the B3GALT5 gene encoding beta-1,3-galactosyltransferase 5 isoform X1 codes for MAYAKMRCMYIFLLVLGALCLYVSVYNLTPFKEELFVFKKESGNFLQLPEIDCRENPPFLVLLVTSSHRQAAARMAIRQTWGREMVVKGKQIKTFFLLGITTKDQEMTAVAQEGQQYGDIIQKDFVDVYFNLTLKTMMGIEWVHHYCPEAAFVMKTDCDMFVNVYYLTELLLKKNRTTRFFTGFLKMNEFPIRKKFNKWFVSKFEYPWDKYPPFCSGTGYVFSGDVASQVYDVSESVPFIKLEDVFVGLCLEKLNIKLEELHSEQTFFPEGLHFSTCRFKKIVTCHFIKPPEMLTYWQALESSPREECSVF; via the coding sequence ATGGCTTACGCGAAGATGAGATGTATGTATATTTTCCTTCTGGTTCTGGGGGCCCTTTGCTTGTATGTTAGTGTGTACAATCTGACTCCTTTTAAAGAAGAGCTGTTTGTTTTCAAGAAAGAAAGTGGGAACTTCCTTCAGCTCCCGGAAATAGACTGCAGAGAGAATCCTCCCTTCCTTGTCCTGCTGGTGACTTCCTCGCACAGACAGGCGGCCGCTCGGATGGCCATCAGGCAGACTTGGGGGAGAGAGATGGTCgtgaaaggaaaacaaataaaaaccttcTTTCTCCTGGGAATCACAACCAAAGACCAGGAAATGACAGCAGTGGCCCAGGAAGGCCAGCAATATGGAGACATTATCCAGAAGGACTTTGTGGACGTCTATTTCAATTTGACTCTGAAGACCATGATGGGCATTGAATGGGTCCACCACTACTGCCCTGAGGCTGCCTTTGTGATGAAGACAGACTGCGACATGTTTGTAAATGTCTACTATCTCACTGAACTACTtctgaagaaaaacagaacaactaggtttttcactggcttcttaaaaatgaatgaattcccaATTAGGAAGAAGTTCAATAAGTGGTTTGTCAGTAAATTCGAGTACCCATGGGACAAGTACCCGCCTTTTTGCTCTGGCACGGGCTATGTTTTTTCTGGCGATGTTGCAAGCCAGGTGTATGATGTGTCTGAGAGTGTCCCCTTTATTAAATTAGAAGATGTGTTTGTGGGGCTCTGCCTGGAGAAACTGAACATCAAGCTGGAGGAACTTCACTCGGAGCAGACGTTTTTCCCTGAAGGGTTGCACTTTTCCACATGTCGCTTTAAGAAAATTGTGACCTGCCATTTTATCAAACCTCCAGAAATGTTGACCTATTGGCAGGCTCTGGAGAGCTCCCCCAGAGAAGAGTGCTCAGTTTTCTGA